The Lycium barbarum isolate Lr01 chromosome 4, ASM1917538v2, whole genome shotgun sequence nucleotide sequence AAAGAACGTAAGCTTTTTCAGAGATGCATCACCAAATAGCATTGGGTCGAGATCCTCAACTAATGTCGTTAAATGTCCCTCTATTAAAGGATCACGTATATTTCCCTTTCAGCATCCTTGTTGCTTGATTTCATTTGTTGTAGTATTTAGTAGACTTGTCTATCCTTTTTACACTCGTTTTCTGGTTTGAAATGTTCTACCTTTGGCACGCCTTTCTTTATCGCCACGGCGTAACAGTCTCTGGAAATTCTTTGCTCTTCTCGAACTTCACCTATGCCCCATGGCGTTGGGAATTTGACCACTTGGTAATATGTGGATGGTACTGTTTTCATGGCGTGAATCCAGAGACGTCCAACTATCATGTTGTAAGCCATCGCAGAGGAGATAATTGAAAAAGCAGTTTGTAGCTCCACTCCACCCGCTACTACTGGTAAAATGATTTCACCTAGAGTTATTTCTGTTGAATTATTAAACCCAGTGAGCATGATGGATTTGTGGATTATTTTGCTCGTCAATTTCATCTCCTCTATGACCCTGATGTTTATGATGTTGGCAGCACTCCCTTGATCAACAAAAACACGTTTAATATCAGTATCTAAGATGCGTAAAGTAATTACTAACCCATCATTATGCGAAAATTGCATATTATCGGCGTCGGTTTCATCGAAGGTGATACAATCTTCGACGAGAGCCAACCTATCCCTCTTTTCACTTCTGGTTGTTATCCTCTTGAACTTCACGCCTGAAGTATAACTAATTTTGTTGACGTCCAGCTCTCCTGTAATATTAATATCTGCACCACCTGTAATAAAATTAACTA carries:
- the LOC132637937 gene encoding uncharacterized protein LOC132637937 → MMEIGRIEENVMIHTIHEEAAKLLSEKGKQAYYLNREQGAPPPLPEPKRVVNFITGGADINITGELDVNKISYTSGVKFKRITTRSEKRDRLALVEDCITFDETDADNMQFSHNDGLVITLRILDTDIKRVFVDQGSAANIINIRVIEEMKLTSKIIHKSIMLTGFNNSTEITLGEIILPVVAGGVELQTAFSIISSAMAYNMIVGRLWIHAMKTVPSTYYQVVKFPTPWGIGEVREEQRISRDCYAVAIKKGVPKVEHFKPENECKKDRQVY